The following DNA comes from Puniceicoccus vermicola.
AAGGTCTCGAGCATGGCGGGGCGGAGGTTAGGAGGCCTTGTCGATGGCCCCTTCGACCATATCGAGGATCACGCTTTGTTTCTTTCTTGGGAGAGTCCCGAGCCGTTGCACGAGCCGTTCGGCGCGAGAGGAGGGACCTCGTTTGGAGGCTTTAGTTGCGGCGATTCCGAGTAGATCGCCTTCTTCGCATTCGAGGGCTTGGGCCAGATCGGGGAGGAGAGTCAGTGGAACGCGGCGCAGGCCCCGTTCGTAATGGCCGTAACGGGCGAGTTTGAGTCCGAGGCGTTCGGCGACCTCGGCTTGGGTCAGTCCGGCGGCTTTTCGCCGGGCGATGATGCGCTTGCGAAGTTGGTCGAGAAGGTCGTCGCTCATGAAAGGAACGGGTTCATGAGTGGCGATTATATCGGAAGTTTTCATTTTTTTGGAAATAGGCCTTGATAAAAGATACGAAACGTAACAATACGTATCGTAGTTTATTTATCAACTCCGAACTTGACGCA
Coding sequences within:
- a CDS encoding helix-turn-helix domain-containing protein translates to MKTSDIIATHEPVPFMSDDLLDQLRKRIIARRKAAGLTQAEVAERLGLKLARYGHYERGLRRVPLTLLPDLAQALECEEGDLLGIAATKASKRGPSSRAERLVQRLGTLPRKKQSVILDMVEGAIDKAS